The following are encoded in a window of Elusimicrobiota bacterium genomic DNA:
- the rsmI gene encoding 16S rRNA (cytidine(1402)-2'-O)-methyltransferase produces the protein MNSTAKSNILYVIATPIGNLGDMTYRGVEILNSVDIIACEDTRITVRLLVHYNITGKKLVSYYQENSLRRAPEIVEYLKSGKSVALVSDGGTPGISDPGGVLIKMAVENGIKVVPLPGASAGVTLLSVTGIELDGYVFLGFLSKKPGKLRKELRTAAELGKVIVFYESPYRIIRAIESIVTVLGPQAKVIVGRELTKMFEEIIRGTAEDVVKYLQSHIIKGEFVVVVELNKKMEVST, from the coding sequence TTGAATAGTACTGCAAAATCAAATATATTATACGTTATCGCAACACCTATCGGTAATCTCGGGGATATGACTTACCGTGGGGTGGAAATTCTTAATTCAGTGGATATCATTGCGTGTGAAGATACGCGTATCACCGTGAGGTTGCTTGTACACTACAATATCACAGGGAAAAAGCTTGTGAGTTATTATCAGGAGAATAGTTTGCGCCGTGCTCCTGAGATTGTTGAGTACCTGAAATCCGGGAAGAGTGTGGCATTAGTTTCCGACGGAGGGACACCGGGGATATCCGATCCCGGGGGTGTACTCATCAAAATGGCAGTGGAGAATGGTATCAAAGTTGTCCCGCTACCCGGCGCATCAGCAGGGGTTACCTTGTTGAGTGTTACCGGGATTGAACTTGATGGTTATGTATTTCTCGGATTTTTGAGTAAGAAGCCCGGAAAATTAAGGAAAGAGTTGCGTACTGCCGCGGAGTTAGGTAAGGTTATTGTATTTTATGAATCACCGTACCGTATTATCCGCGCAATTGAGTCTATAGTAACCGTGCTTGGGCCGCAGGCTAAGGTAATCGTTGGGCGTGAGCTAACAAAAATGTTTGAAGAAATTATTAGGGGAACAGCGGAAGATGTAGTAAAGTATTTGCAATCACATATTATTAAAGGCGAATTTGTGGTGGTTGTTGAGTTAAACAAGAAAATGGAAGTGAGTACATAA
- a CDS encoding HD domain-containing phosphohydrolase — protein MFSISVTVLLVITLAAGISMYLLYNKEKKLRQYYENQLKSSLETSKENINNHIRSLDNLVSMLVNMHQYSVNLGKQDNSTELYQTIVFNACQLMNTDSGSLMLLKDQKDLSDEGMDKENKEDKNKPVLTIVAAIGLPPEVVKSTVLNLGEGIAGQVAQTGRPLFVDDIEKDIRFHLRPVDSKYHSKSFLSVPLKTKERILGVLNVTSRSVDKEFQQREQRLITLLADQAAITLENIQLYVNIQKFYWDMVQTLARAIDAKDSYTREHADRSVKYTKAIAAEMSLPRDMTNDLEYAALMHDIGKIGIEEHILHKPGTLSNQERDIIKQHPQIGNRILSPVPFLSNVAAMILYHHEWYNGQGYLEGLSGEEIPIGARIIALIDSYDAMTSDRPYRKALDKKFAIEEIRRGAGVQFDPNVVEAFIRVLEREDNGNGINHNNSVKTSVNTKAAVE, from the coding sequence TTGTTTAGTATTAGCGTCACAGTATTATTAGTAATAACCCTGGCAGCAGGAATAAGTATGTATTTGTTATATAACAAAGAAAAAAAGTTGAGACAGTACTACGAAAACCAGTTGAAGTCATCACTTGAAACATCAAAAGAAAATATTAATAATCATATACGCTCACTCGATAATCTTGTCAGTATGCTGGTTAATATGCATCAGTATAGCGTTAATCTTGGAAAACAGGATAATTCGACAGAGTTGTATCAAACCATAGTATTTAATGCGTGCCAGTTGATGAATACGGATTCCGGGTCGTTGATGTTATTGAAAGATCAGAAGGATTTATCAGATGAGGGTATGGATAAAGAGAATAAAGAGGATAAAAATAAGCCTGTATTGACCATTGTCGCTGCGATAGGGTTACCTCCGGAAGTTGTGAAGAGTACTGTATTAAACCTTGGAGAAGGTATTGCCGGCCAGGTTGCACAAACAGGGAGGCCTTTATTTGTAGATGATATTGAGAAAGATATACGTTTTCACCTCCGTCCGGTTGATAGTAAGTATCACTCAAAATCGTTTTTATCGGTACCGTTGAAGACAAAGGAACGGATACTCGGGGTGTTAAACGTTACTTCCAGATCGGTAGATAAAGAGTTTCAACAGCGGGAACAGCGGTTGATAACATTATTGGCAGACCAGGCGGCAATCACACTGGAAAATATTCAGCTTTATGTGAATATACAAAAGTTTTATTGGGACATGGTTCAAACCCTTGCCCGGGCTATCGATGCGAAGGATTCGTATACACGTGAACACGCAGACCGGTCTGTGAAGTATACTAAAGCTATAGCAGCTGAGATGAGCCTCCCGCGTGATATGACGAATGACCTTGAGTATGCTGCGTTGATGCATGATATCGGTAAGATCGGGATTGAGGAACATATACTTCATAAACCCGGCACGTTGTCTAATCAGGAACGTGATATTATTAAACAACACCCGCAGATCGGTAACCGTATACTGTCACCGGTACCGTTTCTTTCAAACGTAGCGGCGATGATACTGTATCATCATGAATGGTATAACGGGCAGGGATATCTCGAGGGATTATCAGGTGAAGAAATCCCGATTGGCGCGAGGATTATCGCGCTGATTGATTCATATGACGCAATGACTTCGGACCGTCCTTACAGAAAAGCGTTGGATAAAAAATTTGCTATTGAAGAGATACGCAGAGGAGCCGGAGTGCAGTTTGACCCGAATGTTGTAGAAGCGTTTATCCGTGTATTGGAAAGAGAAGATAATGGTAATGGTATTAACCACAACAATAGTGTGAAGACAAGTGTCAATACAAAAGCAGCGGTTGAGTAG
- a CDS encoding nucleoside-diphosphate kinase, producing the protein MKEQLTLVLIKPDGLKKSLTGNILTRLSETKLVIVGAKVVGVTRELAEEHYKHLKGKPFFDSVIDYLQGKLYHDEYRRVLALVYRGQDAISKVRKLAGATNPEEADPVSIRGQYGRITTTGVFENVIHCSANEPEAEHEIKLWFKPEELMEPTFRTKKVTKKSVTQVNWK; encoded by the coding sequence ATGAAAGAACAACTAACCTTAGTCCTAATCAAACCAGACGGCCTAAAAAAATCCCTTACCGGCAATATATTAACGCGTTTATCTGAAACAAAACTCGTGATTGTTGGCGCTAAAGTCGTGGGAGTAACCCGCGAACTCGCGGAAGAACATTATAAACACCTAAAAGGCAAACCATTCTTTGACTCAGTCATTGATTATCTACAGGGAAAACTTTATCACGATGAATACCGGCGGGTACTCGCGCTGGTGTATAGAGGACAGGATGCAATCTCAAAAGTACGCAAACTTGCCGGAGCAACAAACCCGGAAGAAGCAGACCCTGTCTCAATCCGGGGCCAATACGGACGGATAACCACTACCGGCGTATTCGAAAATGTCATCCACTGTTCCGCAAATGAACCCGAAGCCGAACACGAGATTAAGTTATGGTTTAAACCTGAAGAACTTATGGAACCAACATTCCGTACTAAAAAAGTAACGAAAAAGTCTGTAACTCAAGTAAACTGGAAATAA
- a CDS encoding ParB/RepB/Spo0J family partition protein, producing the protein MSQQRLGRGLASLIPGAVTASTAGSKELSEAANSIPIESIKPNRFQPRKKFAKEALEDLVSSIKESGVIQPVLVIPGDTPGEYELVAGERRLRAAVLAGLKSIPAIIRNKMSQEEQSILALIENLQREDLNPLEEAQGYKNAMDTFGLTQDVLAKKVGKSRPYVANIVRLLELPEEVKVMVAENTLYPGQARALLALEDITEIVAVAKRVTQEKLTTREVEEIVNQKKKGQKGAGKAQKRLLEAELVAASEELQRTLGTKVKIVGTSKKGRIVVHYYNLDDLERLIKIFSVKVKR; encoded by the coding sequence ATGTCGCAGCAACGGCTTGGGCGCGGATTAGCGTCGTTAATACCTGGTGCAGTAACGGCTTCTACCGCGGGGAGTAAGGAGTTGTCGGAAGCTGCAAATAGTATTCCTATTGAAAGTATAAAACCTAACCGGTTCCAGCCAAGGAAAAAGTTTGCAAAGGAAGCGTTGGAAGACCTTGTTTCATCAATAAAAGAGTCAGGGGTAATACAGCCGGTATTAGTGATCCCCGGGGATACACCCGGGGAGTATGAACTCGTAGCGGGTGAACGCCGTCTCCGTGCGGCAGTACTTGCCGGGTTGAAGTCTATCCCCGCTATCATACGTAACAAAATGTCGCAGGAGGAACAATCTATCCTGGCATTAATCGAAAACCTGCAGCGTGAAGACCTTAATCCTTTAGAGGAAGCGCAGGGGTATAAAAATGCAATGGATACGTTTGGTTTAACACAGGATGTATTAGCGAAAAAAGTTGGGAAAAGCAGGCCGTATGTCGCGAATATCGTGAGGTTGCTTGAATTACCTGAAGAAGTTAAGGTAATGGTTGCGGAGAATACGCTTTATCCCGGGCAGGCACGCGCATTACTCGCGTTAGAGGATATCACCGAGATTGTGGCGGTTGCAAAACGTGTTACCCAGGAAAAACTGACTACCCGTGAGGTTGAGGAGATTGTTAATCAAAAGAAAAAGGGGCAAAAGGGTGCAGGAAAGGCGCAAAAACGTTTACTTGAAGCAGAACTTGTTGCTGCGAGTGAAGAATTACAGCGTACACTGGGGACAAAAGTTAAAATTGTTGGTACAAGTAAAAAAGGTAGGATTGTGGTGCATTACTACAACCTCGACGATCTTGAACGGTTAATAAAAATATTTAGTGTAAAGGTTAAGCGTTAG